One Argentina anserina chromosome 6, drPotAnse1.1, whole genome shotgun sequence genomic window, ATTGGAACTTCTAAAGGGAAAAAGTTTcttggaaaaaagaaaaaaaaaactaaagcaTAGTACAGAGCTAAAGAGAGATGTGGAAAGATCATTCGACAGTCCGACTTCCGATTCAACTTCTAACATAAACTTTCTGAAATTCTTCCATACACAAGACATCAACAACCAAATTCCTTTCTCCTACCCATAACACTTATAATCTGTCACGTAGCGACAAAATTCCAGATAAGGTAACGTTAGAATTAGACCTAAGAACCAACCTTGTAAGCAATGCAGGTTTGATTAATTAGAATTAAAGTCCAACTTGTTGAAATCCACCAAATAGAGGTCCTACTAAATGTGATTCGTACAGAATCAGGATGAGATTAAGTATCCTTAAATTTAGGTGTAACTGAGCAAATGGAGTAGTTCACTTCCTTTAATAAAATTTCCTAGAATatactagaaaaaaaaaatttgaagctCCATGACTGTTTCTCAATAACATAATTTGTTACGAGTTCTTGCAGTTCAACATACTAACTATGCCAAACAACCCTCGAGACACAGCTCCTAATCATATCACTCACAGTTGAAAACATATAGCAAACCGTTTTTATAACAGTCATTTGAAATCCATGAAAACCAACATTGCATTAGACAAGTCAGTCTATTGCAAGCAGTAGCAGCAGACCAAATTCCTAACCCCAAAACTCTCCTCGCAACTCGCAGACCAAACATAAATTGCATCATTTAAAGCCCCTTTTGCTAGAATCATTTCACGAATCAGCCCAATGTAATACCAAGCCTATAGCTCAAGCATGACTTAGTTACCAGTTTCGCATTCGGCTCAAAGATATATCATCACAAACAAAAGACTTGGCCAATCCAAACAGATAAACAACGATCAATCACACAATCAACATGAAGCAAAATACCGAAAGAGACGAACCTAATTAGAAGAAGGAAGAGTGGCTTTCTCGATGAGCTTCTTGTCCCTCCTCTCCATAGCCACATCCCACATGTCGTTCCCAATATGCTTCGGCTGCCACCCCACAATtcaaacaccaaaaaaaaaaaatcaaaactttcaATCAGATTCACATCAATTTCAATCCCAATTCCAAACCCAACACAAATTAACATACGATCGGAATTGGGAATTGCGATCTAGGGTTACATTACCCGGCCGTGTGCGGCTCTGTGAATGTAGTACTGAGCATTTCCCATCACGCAGAGCATTCCGGCGATGATTCCGAGCGGAAGCATCGCTTCCATCCATACCAGCGACATCTTCAACCTCCAAAGCTTCGacctttctttctcttcctcaAGCTTCAGCTCAGTCACAGTCAGATATGAGAGAGAGGAGAAGACGACTACTTTTATTAGCCCAATCAATTAGGACAGATTGGGCCTGACCCGAGCCCAATAGATTATAACATTCCAAATACAAAGAATACAAATAGGTTCGAGTATGATTAAGCTGTATTGTTCTGTGATTACACTATGTTAGTTGGGGTGCTTTAACTAATCGCCATTATGATTATGAAAAATTGAGCATTACAATTCACAGCTCAACCACAAGTGGAATGATGGTAGGTGCATTTATATCACAACCTATATCCATCATTCatgagcttttttttttttacatagtAAGGAAGCCAAACAAGGAAAGTGAGAAAGAAATGGCAAGAACACCTAACACAAGGGGATGGGCAAAAGTGAAAAGGAACCTCGTTTTCTGATGAATAGGTTTGTGCCTCTAGTGAAAAAGAAGATTGATTTCGACCTTGTGGAAGAAGCACGTTAGCAAGTATGTTAAAATTTTCGACAATGATAGATTCTTACAATTATTTGAAACGTGTGAAAGCATTTTCATTATAATTATTAGATGTGAGTGAAAGTGGGAGTGTTATTGTATAGCAATCTTCCCTATGTGAAATGCATTTAGCTCGCTTCCTAACTCTATTCTAAAAACGAAACTCACTACCTAACTCTCTCTTGTAAGCATATATTTGGAATATTATTTAGTTTGTTAGGTATCAAAAGATTCGAAGAAAAAACTTGGTAAAAGAGTTTTGATACCGCTTAAAATGTGGTTGTTTGATAGTTATTTACGCGCGAAAATTTACAACTGTTAAAGCTTTTCTACATAGAAAATACATCGGTAAcgattttttaaattatttgacCAACCACTTCTTAATCTCTTGTAATTAGACTCGAAAGACAAAGTGGATAATAGAATTTTAATTCCACTCCAAAATATAGTTCGACGATTATTTTCGCGCGCGAATTTACATAACTCTCTCTATATAGAAAATACTCTGGTAATGatttttcaaatttctcaAGCCATTTACAAATATTACGAG contains:
- the LOC126799299 gene encoding NADH dehydrogenase [ubiquinone] 1 alpha subcomplex subunit 1, which produces MSLVWMEAMLPLGIIAGMLCVMGNAQYYIHRAAHGRPKHIGNDMWDVAMERRDKKLIEKATLPSSN